One Nocardioides aromaticivorans genomic window carries:
- the thrS gene encoding threonine--tRNA ligase: protein MSDIKVVVVSADARRDSTVTTGTKAWELFRDDADVIAARVGGQLKDLSYELADGDEVEGVAIGSPDGLDILRHSTAHVLAQAVQQLYPEAKLGIGPPIQDGFYYDFDVPVPFVPEDLAKLESAMRKIVKENQRFDRRVTTDEDALVELADEPYKVELIGLKGSAADAAEGASAEVGAGELTIYDNINRKGEVAWKDLCRGPHLPTTKRIPAFKLMRSAAAYWRGDEKNKQLQRIYGTAWPSKEELDEHLHRLEEAERRDHRKLGRELDLFSFPDEIGSGLPVFHPKGGVIKREMEDYVRQRHIEEGFSYVGTPHITKDGLFHTSGHLPYYADTMFPPMEFEGTNYQLKAMNCPMHNLIFSSRGRSYRELPLRLFEFGSVYRYEKSGVIHGLTRVRGFAQDDSHSYCTPEQAPAEVKHLLGFMLGVLKDFGLDDFYLELSTRDDSKPDKFVGSDEDWATATKVLEDVAAETGLQLVPDPGGAAFYGPKISVQAKDAIGRTWQMGTVQYDFNQPARFGLEYTSSDGSKQQPVMIHSAKFGSIERFLGVLVEHYAGAFPPWLAPVQVVGIPVADAFTDYLYDVTDQLKARGIRVEVDESDDRFQKKIRNAQLQKIPFMLIAGGEDVEKGAVSFRYRDGRQDNGVPIAEAIERVVAAVESREQV from the coding sequence GTGTCCGACATCAAGGTCGTCGTAGTGTCCGCCGATGCGCGCCGGGACTCGACGGTCACCACGGGCACGAAGGCCTGGGAGCTGTTCCGCGACGACGCCGACGTGATCGCCGCGCGTGTCGGTGGCCAGCTCAAGGACCTCTCCTACGAGCTCGCCGACGGTGACGAGGTCGAGGGCGTGGCCATCGGGAGCCCCGACGGGCTCGACATCCTGCGCCACTCGACCGCGCACGTGCTGGCCCAGGCGGTGCAGCAGCTCTACCCCGAGGCCAAGCTCGGCATCGGCCCGCCGATCCAGGACGGCTTCTACTACGACTTCGACGTGCCGGTGCCCTTCGTGCCCGAGGACCTCGCGAAGCTCGAGAGCGCGATGCGCAAGATCGTCAAGGAGAACCAGCGCTTCGACCGCCGGGTCACCACCGACGAGGACGCGCTGGTCGAGCTCGCCGACGAGCCCTACAAGGTCGAGCTGATCGGCCTCAAGGGATCGGCCGCGGACGCCGCGGAGGGTGCCTCCGCCGAGGTCGGCGCGGGCGAGCTGACCATCTACGACAACATCAACCGCAAGGGCGAGGTCGCCTGGAAGGACCTCTGCCGTGGGCCGCACCTGCCCACCACCAAGCGGATCCCGGCGTTCAAGCTGATGCGCAGCGCGGCGGCGTACTGGCGCGGCGACGAGAAGAACAAGCAGCTCCAGCGCATCTACGGCACCGCCTGGCCGAGCAAGGAGGAGCTCGACGAGCACCTCCACCGGCTCGAGGAGGCCGAGCGGCGCGACCACCGCAAGCTCGGGCGCGAGCTCGACCTGTTCTCCTTCCCCGACGAGATCGGCTCCGGCCTGCCGGTGTTCCACCCCAAGGGCGGCGTCATCAAGCGGGAGATGGAGGACTACGTCCGCCAGCGCCACATCGAGGAGGGCTTCTCCTACGTCGGCACCCCGCACATCACCAAGGACGGGCTGTTCCACACCTCGGGGCACCTGCCGTACTACGCCGACACCATGTTCCCGCCGATGGAGTTCGAGGGCACGAACTACCAGCTGAAGGCGATGAACTGCCCGATGCACAACCTGATCTTCAGCAGCCGCGGGCGCTCCTACCGCGAGCTGCCGCTGCGCCTGTTCGAGTTCGGCAGCGTCTACCGCTACGAGAAGTCGGGCGTGATCCACGGCCTGACCCGCGTGCGCGGCTTCGCGCAGGACGACTCGCACTCCTACTGCACCCCCGAGCAGGCGCCGGCCGAGGTCAAGCACCTCCTGGGCTTCATGCTCGGCGTGCTCAAGGACTTCGGGCTCGACGACTTCTACCTCGAGCTCTCGACCCGCGACGACTCCAAGCCCGACAAGTTCGTCGGCTCCGACGAGGACTGGGCGACCGCCACGAAGGTGCTCGAGGACGTCGCGGCCGAGACCGGTCTCCAGCTCGTGCCGGACCCGGGCGGCGCCGCCTTCTACGGGCCGAAGATCTCGGTCCAGGCCAAGGACGCCATCGGCCGCACCTGGCAGATGGGCACGGTGCAGTACGACTTCAACCAGCCGGCCCGCTTCGGTCTCGAGTACACCTCGTCCGACGGCTCGAAGCAGCAGCCGGTGATGATCCACTCGGCGAAGTTCGGCTCGATCGAGCGCTTCCTCGGTGTCCTCGTCGAGCACTACGCCGGCGCCTTCCCTCCGTGGCTCGCGCCGGTGCAGGTCGTCGGCATCCCGGTGGCCGACGCGTTCACCGACTACCTCTACGACGTCACCGACCAGCTCAAGGCGCGGGGCATCCGGGTCGAGGTCGACGAGTCGGACGACCGGTTCCAGAAGAAGATCCGCAACGCCCAGCTGCAGAAGATCCCGTTCATGCTCATCGCCGGTGGCGAGGACGTCGAGAAGGGCGCGGTCAGCTTCCGCTACCGCGACGGCCGGCAGGACAACGGCGTCCCGATCGCCGAGGCGATCGAGCGCGTGGTCGCCGCCGTGGAGAGCCGGGAGCAAGTCTGA
- a CDS encoding XRE family transcriptional regulator: MTSSDIERSGRRLEALREMFNLTQTGLAERVGVNQSFLSRIEKGERPLPAELVTKLTMAYKVPATFFEVPPSDRESLVQTFWKTSKATVADERRVKRLHREATRIFEAVSESSGYRATDFVSPADHGGSVEHVATVTRNRLGLAPGAPIMNATRTLEHLGVGVVANLDGLDPSSTDHMGISMPHSSTGRPLVALISELSGAEQRFALMHELGHLIFDQGLSAPIRTRRHPAELRAHHFARAMLLPIEAVSNRISETLNLQGYLGIKAEFGVPVASIIKRGRDLGLISTDRERSLFIQWSSQGWRKNEPVEVASEKPLLLGQALNEVYGSDRVHAGRELGLPATLLRQWVQEPERMTSSSEGARVIDLASRRRDNL, encoded by the coding sequence ATGACCAGCAGTGACATCGAGCGCAGCGGCCGGCGCCTAGAGGCTCTCCGCGAGATGTTCAATCTCACCCAGACCGGACTAGCTGAGCGCGTCGGGGTCAACCAGTCGTTCCTCTCCCGCATCGAGAAGGGCGAACGCCCCCTGCCGGCCGAGTTGGTCACCAAGTTGACGATGGCCTACAAGGTGCCAGCCACCTTCTTCGAAGTACCTCCGTCGGATCGCGAGAGTCTCGTTCAGACGTTCTGGAAGACCTCGAAGGCGACTGTTGCCGATGAGCGCAGAGTCAAGCGTCTGCACCGCGAAGCGACCAGGATCTTCGAGGCAGTCTCTGAGTCATCGGGATACCGAGCGACCGACTTCGTCAGTCCGGCCGACCACGGCGGAAGTGTCGAACACGTCGCCACCGTGACTCGCAATCGCCTAGGCCTCGCCCCTGGTGCGCCGATCATGAATGCAACCCGGACGCTCGAGCATCTCGGTGTTGGAGTCGTTGCGAACCTCGACGGGCTCGACCCCAGCAGCACAGACCACATGGGCATTTCGATGCCGCACTCGTCGACCGGGCGACCCCTCGTCGCACTCATATCAGAGCTAAGCGGCGCAGAGCAGCGCTTTGCGCTCATGCATGAGTTGGGCCACCTGATCTTTGATCAAGGTCTGAGTGCGCCCATCCGCACTCGACGTCATCCGGCTGAACTGCGTGCTCATCACTTCGCTCGCGCGATGCTTCTCCCGATCGAGGCAGTGTCGAATCGGATCAGTGAGACTCTGAACCTGCAGGGATATCTTGGGATCAAAGCTGAGTTTGGCGTGCCAGTCGCGAGCATCATCAAGCGGGGTCGGGACTTGGGCTTGATCAGCACTGACCGCGAACGCAGCCTCTTCATCCAGTGGTCCTCACAGGGTTGGCGCAAGAACGAGCCCGTCGAGGTGGCCTCAGAGAAGCCCCTCCTTCTCGGCCAGGCGTTGAACGAGGTCTACGGCTCTGACCGAGTTCATGCGGGCCGAGAGTTGGGATTGCCTGCGACTCTGTTGCGACAGTGGGTTCAAGAACCTGAGCGGATGACATCGTCATCGGAAGGTGCGCGAGTCATCGACTTGGCCAGCCGCCGTAGAGACAATCTGTAG
- a CDS encoding TetR/AcrR family transcriptional regulator produces the protein MSSESGELLDGRRRRWQEHNQVRRQVIIDAAIAVLERQAPGEDFQVQDVADEAKMSRTVIYRHFSDRSDLDRAVQTEICENIGAQMLPALSYDGTPDQIIHRIVGGFVRWAEAHPSLYWFGERDLTQWGPSPLSQAVQQVAEGIEGIMTIVVAALGVELSEDDRAALDPWVFGMIGAVFAAVRRWLERDVREPSTEATINILSESIWLQINGMALSRGLNLPDLPVADLLQMLSHSTSSDDQ, from the coding sequence ATGAGCTCGGAGAGTGGTGAGCTGCTCGACGGACGCCGTCGGCGCTGGCAGGAGCACAACCAGGTACGCCGCCAGGTGATCATCGACGCCGCGATCGCGGTGCTCGAACGCCAGGCCCCCGGCGAGGACTTCCAGGTGCAGGACGTCGCCGACGAGGCGAAGATGAGCCGCACGGTCATCTACCGCCACTTCAGCGACCGCTCGGACCTCGACCGCGCCGTGCAGACCGAGATCTGCGAGAACATCGGCGCCCAGATGCTCCCCGCGCTGTCCTACGACGGCACGCCGGACCAGATCATCCACCGCATCGTCGGCGGCTTCGTCCGCTGGGCCGAGGCGCACCCGTCGCTCTACTGGTTCGGCGAGCGCGACCTCACCCAGTGGGGCCCGAGCCCGCTCAGCCAGGCGGTCCAGCAGGTCGCCGAGGGCATCGAGGGCATCATGACGATCGTCGTGGCGGCCCTCGGCGTCGAGCTCTCCGAGGACGACCGCGCCGCCCTCGACCCGTGGGTGTTCGGCATGATCGGCGCGGTCTTCGCCGCCGTGCGGCGCTGGCTCGAGCGCGACGTGCGCGAGCCGAGCACCGAGGCGACGATCAACATCCTGTCGGAGTCGATCTGGCTGCAGATCAACGGCATGGCGCTGTCGCGCGGGCTCAACCTGCCGGACCTGCCCGTCGCCGACCTGCTGCAGATGCTCTCGCACTCGACCTCGTCCGACGACCAGTGA
- the yidD gene encoding membrane protein insertion efficiency factor YidD — protein sequence MGWWRDRRNRRSRRKRGRDCADGACDVAECADCSPFLLGLVLATLAGYRTTPPVAGARGTTGTLLRLIRSYQVNVSAHRPAVCNLTPTCSHHAFAAVQERGPAALPEVRRRLRRCAEAGRARRAAAGSDRGPDRGGDRGAERG from the coding sequence ATGGGGTGGTGGCGCGATCGCCGCAACCGGCGGAGCCGGAGGAAGCGCGGACGCGACTGCGCGGACGGCGCGTGCGACGTCGCGGAGTGCGCCGACTGCAGCCCGTTCCTGCTCGGGCTCGTGCTGGCGACGCTGGCCGGCTACCGCACCACGCCGCCCGTGGCGGGCGCGCGGGGGACCACCGGGACGCTGCTGCGCCTCATCCGGTCCTACCAGGTCAACGTCTCCGCGCACCGGCCCGCGGTCTGCAACCTGACGCCCACCTGCTCCCACCACGCCTTCGCGGCCGTGCAGGAGCGTGGCCCCGCGGCCCTTCCCGAGGTACGCCGCCGGCTCCGCCGCTGCGCCGAGGCGGGCCGCGCACGCCGCGCCGCCGCCGGCTCGGACCGGGGCCCGGACCGGGGCGGAGATCGGGGCGCGGAGAGGGGCTGA